One Maridesulfovibrio bastinii DSM 16055 genomic region harbors:
- a CDS encoding response regulator yields the protein MPKHILIVDDSKTVRNLVAFIMKKEGFKVTTAEDGLDGLEKLYSSEGVDLIISDVNMPRMDGFTYIKTVREQDAYKDIPIIVLSTEGQERDIQTGLSLGANLYMVKPAQPEKMVKNIKMLLG from the coding sequence ATGCCTAAACATATTCTGATAGTGGACGATTCAAAGACTGTAAGGAATCTTGTCGCCTTCATTATGAAAAAAGAAGGTTTCAAGGTTACTACAGCCGAAGACGGCCTCGATGGACTTGAGAAGCTTTACAGTTCCGAAGGCGTTGACCTGATTATTTCGGATGTTAATATGCCTAGAATGGACGGTTTCACATATATCAAAACCGTGCGCGAACAGGATGCTTACAAGGATATTCCTATAATTGTTCTTTCAACTGAAGGGCAGGAGAGGGATATTCAGACCGGTCTGAGCCTTGGTGCAAATTTATATATGGTAAAGCCTGCCCAGCCGGAAAAAATGGTTAAAAATATTAAAATGCTGTTAGGCTAG
- a CDS encoding NAD(P)H-dependent flavin oxidoreductase encodes MKLPQLKMGDLVARMPIVQGGMGVGVSLSGLASAVAEEGGIGVIAAAMIGLTNPASGKDHAKNHIDALASEIRKAKEKTKGVLGVNIMVALSNFADMVSTSIKEGADVIFSGAGLPLDLPQYLTEGTKTKLVPIISSGRAARIICKKWLSKFDYLPDAFVVEGPLAGGHLGFKPEQLDDPNYTLEQIVPEVLDAVKPFEEESGKSIPVIAAGGVYSGEDICKFIRMGAAGVQMGTRFVATHECDADDKFKQAYIDAKKDDITVIQSPVGLPGRAVKNDFLQQVSDGEKSPFKCPFHCIKSCKVEKSPYCIASALINAQRGKLKAGFAFAGANAWRIEKIVSVKELFAELKNEFLQACSGLPNPLHPEEVKS; translated from the coding sequence ATGAAGCTTCCCCAGCTTAAAATGGGCGATCTGGTTGCCAGAATGCCTATAGTTCAGGGCGGTATGGGAGTAGGTGTCTCCTTGTCCGGATTAGCGTCGGCAGTAGCCGAAGAAGGTGGAATAGGAGTTATAGCCGCAGCAATGATCGGCTTGACTAATCCCGCCTCCGGTAAGGATCACGCCAAAAACCATATTGACGCCCTTGCTAGTGAAATTCGCAAAGCAAAAGAAAAAACAAAGGGAGTTTTAGGCGTAAACATAATGGTTGCGCTCTCCAACTTTGCAGATATGGTCAGCACCTCAATAAAAGAAGGAGCTGACGTAATATTCTCGGGCGCAGGACTCCCTCTCGATCTGCCTCAATACCTGACAGAAGGAACCAAGACCAAACTGGTTCCCATCATTTCATCAGGCCGTGCAGCACGTATAATATGCAAAAAATGGTTATCTAAATTCGATTACCTTCCGGATGCCTTCGTAGTAGAAGGTCCCTTGGCAGGAGGTCACCTCGGTTTCAAGCCTGAGCAACTTGATGATCCGAATTACACTCTTGAACAGATTGTTCCGGAAGTTCTCGACGCTGTTAAACCTTTCGAAGAAGAAAGCGGAAAATCAATTCCTGTTATTGCAGCTGGTGGAGTCTACTCCGGTGAAGACATTTGCAAATTCATCAGGATGGGAGCTGCCGGTGTTCAGATGGGAACCCGCTTCGTGGCCACCCATGAGTGCGATGCCGATGATAAATTCAAACAGGCTTATATTGACGCGAAGAAAGATGATATCACCGTCATCCAAAGCCCGGTAGGATTACCCGGTAGAGCCGTCAAAAATGATTTTCTACAACAGGTCAGTGATGGTGAAAAATCTCCATTTAAATGCCCTTTTCATTGCATAAAATCATGTAAAGTTGAAAAGAGTCCTTACTGCATAGCTTCAGCCCTCATAAACGCACAACGCGGAAAACTGAAAGCCGGATTTGCTTTTGCAGGAGCCAATGCTTGGAGAATTGAGAAAATTGTTTCAGTGAAAGAACTTTTTGCTGAATTGAAAAATGAATTCCTACAGGCATGTTCAGGTTTACCAAATCCGTTACATCCTGAAGAAGTTAAATCATAG
- the lhgO gene encoding L-2-hydroxyglutarate oxidase, translating to MKATPKAEIVICGAGIIGLTIARALLSNGHKNIIVIDKEQNIASHASGRNSGVLHAGIYYAPGSLRAKSCLSGNFQMKEFCREKGIPVRQNGKVIVAREKSELETLHELYARASENGAKVEIIDEKRLAEIEPNAKTCGEALFSHYTAVVDPKLVMQALYAELEADKNIDIQLGNAFINADPVTNTIVTERGDIKCDLFINASGAYSDKVARWFGFSQKYKLIPFKGIYKKLKKGKEHLVNGSIYPVPNIKNPFLGIHFTKGASGDVYLGPTAIPAFGRENYGLLSGMDLGMPSILFQDMVLFFKNEKFRRIALDEPKKYFFSHFYSDARRLVKKIDPSDIENSPKVGIRPQLINCENNSLMMDFVVENDKKSIHILNSISPAFTGSMFFADMVVKNYID from the coding sequence ATGAAAGCTACGCCTAAAGCTGAAATTGTTATCTGTGGAGCCGGTATCATCGGACTGACAATAGCTCGTGCGCTTTTATCCAACGGTCATAAAAATATCATTGTAATCGACAAAGAGCAGAACATTGCCAGCCATGCCTCCGGCCGCAACAGTGGAGTTCTGCATGCCGGCATATACTATGCTCCCGGAAGTCTGCGTGCAAAATCATGCCTTTCAGGAAATTTTCAAATGAAAGAATTCTGCCGGGAAAAGGGTATCCCTGTCCGCCAGAATGGAAAAGTAATCGTTGCCCGTGAGAAATCTGAACTTGAGACTTTGCATGAACTATATGCAAGAGCTTCGGAGAACGGTGCTAAAGTTGAGATTATTGATGAAAAACGACTGGCAGAAATAGAACCGAATGCGAAAACCTGCGGCGAGGCTCTTTTCTCCCACTATACCGCAGTGGTAGACCCAAAGCTGGTTATGCAGGCTTTATACGCAGAGCTGGAGGCAGATAAGAACATTGATATACAACTGGGCAATGCCTTTATAAATGCGGACCCGGTGACGAATACAATCGTGACAGAGCGTGGTGATATTAAATGCGATCTTTTTATAAATGCCTCAGGGGCATACAGTGATAAAGTCGCCAGATGGTTCGGATTCAGCCAGAAATATAAATTAATACCTTTCAAAGGAATTTATAAGAAGTTAAAAAAAGGTAAGGAACATCTGGTCAACGGAAGTATATATCCCGTTCCCAACATTAAAAATCCTTTTCTGGGAATTCATTTCACCAAGGGAGCCAGCGGTGATGTTTATTTGGGACCTACGGCTATACCAGCTTTTGGTAGAGAAAATTACGGATTGCTGAGTGGCATGGATTTAGGCATGCCATCCATCCTGTTTCAGGATATGGTTCTATTCTTTAAAAATGAAAAATTTCGCCGTATAGCGCTTGATGAACCTAAAAAGTATTTTTTCAGCCATTTTTATTCCGATGCCCGAAGACTTGTTAAAAAGATTGATCCTTCCGATATCGAAAATTCTCCTAAAGTCGGTATCCGTCCTCAACTTATCAATTGTGAAAACAATTCACTAATGATGGATTTTGTGGTTGAGAATGATAAAAAAAGCATTCATATATTGAATTCTATTTCACCGGCTTTCACTGGTTCAATGTTTTTTGCGGATATGGTTGTCAAAAATTATATAGATTAA
- a CDS encoding chemotaxis protein CheA, which yields MSQDFMDPEIFADFVIEAKEHLETIEPNLLELEKAPENLGLLNEIFRPMHSLKGASGFLGLNIINGLAHKAENVLDELRKGEIAVNSEIMDVILAATDALRQLIDNLDELGNEGEVETGPIIDRIEAIMAGESVAAQPAPQSEEVQEVESEPEFEAEPEESGEVSEPEQSGEDIEPEDPEVDMVQGNNSSGDDSRKNYYQFVAVVDQNAEAYNLTTVGEGHLADFLEEAHEIIENLTNGLIELEKSPDSNDDLVNDLFRYFHNLKGNSGIIGFRELNSLTHEAETLLNRVRKGEVNCDYMMIDLLLAVVDGIESLIAHVSPSNGEVQPLDITQLVEPLQRAVESGVVAPPEEELVEVEEVAEAAEDEIQLEEPADDGLDPEDVAVFEQTVNQQIENIHIALKTLAEDPDQKDYIDGLFRSLVSVQNSAGYMGFEDLKVYAERTAGLVDQARSSDMSFELMVDLLKQECSIIEDMVVAAISELKDQSGETEGEPEPEPKPEPKPEPKPEPKPEPKPEPKPEPKPEPKPEPKPEPKPEPKPEPKPEPKPAPKPAPKPAPKTAPKPAPKAAAPKAGAKPAAKAGAGSSAPQQSKAPAKPKAMSTIRVDHQKLDHLMNLIGELIISRGRYNMLARGLEDGNIDVPLVAQQLTETTYALSRISDDLQDTIMKVRMVPVQTVFSRFPRLVRDLSRKSGKKVELITEGEETELDKSVVEEIGDPLVHLIRNSVDHGLEPEEERLALGKTSQGHVWLRAYHKGNSVAIEVEDDGRGIDPEKMRNIAIKKGLISADEARNLDDREAIELIFAPGFSSAEKVTDISGRGVGMDVVRNNIKELKGQVHISSEVGKGSKFTLTLPLTLAIIDALMVQVNGDNYAIPLDAVSETTKIEAERLTEVNGRKAVTLRGEVLGIVELAEILAEPIQNTEREILPVVIIHDNDRRLGLVVDKLLERQEIVIKPLGNYLNNYDLRGISGATIMGDGSVVLILDPHEVYSMSTVNR from the coding sequence ATGAGCCAGGATTTCATGGATCCTGAAATTTTTGCAGATTTTGTCATTGAAGCAAAAGAGCATCTGGAAACGATTGAGCCCAACCTGCTTGAGCTTGAAAAAGCTCCTGAAAATCTTGGTCTGCTGAATGAAATATTCAGGCCTATGCACTCACTCAAGGGTGCTTCAGGATTTTTGGGTCTTAATATCATTAATGGACTTGCCCACAAGGCAGAAAATGTTCTTGATGAGCTTAGGAAAGGCGAGATTGCGGTTAATTCAGAGATAATGGATGTTATTCTTGCTGCTACCGATGCTTTGCGGCAGTTGATAGATAATCTGGATGAACTTGGCAACGAAGGGGAAGTAGAGACTGGCCCTATAATAGATAGAATTGAGGCTATTATGGCCGGTGAATCTGTTGCAGCACAGCCTGCTCCTCAGAGTGAAGAAGTTCAGGAAGTTGAGTCGGAGCCTGAATTTGAAGCCGAACCGGAAGAGTCCGGAGAAGTTTCAGAACCGGAGCAATCCGGTGAAGATATAGAACCGGAAGATCCGGAGGTGGACATGGTTCAAGGAAACAATTCATCTGGTGATGACAGCCGGAAGAATTACTACCAGTTCGTTGCAGTGGTCGATCAGAATGCGGAAGCATATAATCTCACTACTGTAGGAGAGGGGCATCTGGCTGACTTCTTGGAAGAAGCTCATGAAATAATTGAGAATCTTACTAATGGATTGATTGAGCTGGAGAAATCACCCGATTCCAACGATGATCTGGTTAACGACCTTTTTAGATATTTCCATAACCTGAAGGGTAATAGTGGCATTATCGGCTTCAGAGAGCTTAATTCTCTTACTCACGAAGCTGAAACACTGCTCAACAGGGTTCGCAAGGGTGAAGTAAACTGTGACTATATGATGATCGACCTTCTTCTCGCTGTAGTAGATGGTATAGAATCTTTGATAGCACATGTTTCACCTTCAAACGGCGAAGTTCAGCCGCTGGATATTACCCAGCTGGTAGAACCTTTACAAAGGGCAGTTGAGTCCGGAGTGGTTGCCCCACCGGAAGAAGAATTAGTTGAAGTAGAAGAAGTTGCTGAAGCTGCCGAAGATGAAATTCAGTTAGAAGAGCCCGCAGATGATGGACTTGACCCGGAAGATGTAGCCGTATTTGAGCAGACAGTTAATCAGCAGATTGAAAATATTCATATAGCTTTAAAAACTCTGGCCGAAGATCCTGACCAGAAAGATTATATTGACGGACTATTCAGAAGTCTGGTTTCGGTTCAGAACTCTGCCGGATATATGGGGTTTGAAGATCTCAAAGTTTATGCAGAAAGGACCGCCGGGTTGGTTGATCAGGCCAGATCTTCTGATATGAGCTTTGAGCTTATGGTTGATCTCTTGAAGCAGGAATGCAGTATCATTGAAGATATGGTTGTTGCTGCTATAAGTGAGCTGAAAGACCAGTCCGGAGAAACAGAAGGTGAGCCTGAGCCGGAACCAAAGCCCGAGCCTAAGCCGGAACCTAAGCCTGAGCCTAAGCCGGAACCAAAGCCTGAGCCTAAGCCGGAACCAAAGCCTGAGCCTAAGCCGGAACCAAAGCCCGAGCCTAAGCCGGAACCAAAGCCCGAGCCTAAGCCGGAGCCCAAACCAGCACCTAAACCTGCTCCCAAGCCTGCGCCTAAGACAGCACCAAAGCCTGCTCCTAAGGCAGCTGCACCGAAGGCCGGAGCAAAACCGGCAGCTAAAGCCGGGGCAGGAAGCTCCGCTCCCCAACAGTCTAAGGCTCCAGCAAAGCCTAAGGCTATGTCCACTATCAGAGTTGATCATCAAAAACTTGATCATCTTATGAATCTTATCGGTGAGCTTATCATAAGCAGGGGACGTTATAATATGCTCGCCAGAGGACTGGAAGACGGCAATATTGATGTTCCTCTTGTTGCACAGCAGTTGACTGAAACAACATACGCTTTATCCAGAATTTCAGACGATCTTCAGGATACAATTATGAAAGTGCGTATGGTTCCTGTTCAGACTGTTTTTTCCCGGTTCCCGAGACTGGTCAGAGACTTAAGTCGTAAAAGCGGTAAAAAAGTTGAGCTTATAACCGAAGGTGAAGAGACTGAACTTGATAAGAGTGTTGTGGAAGAGATCGGCGATCCTTTGGTTCACCTTATTCGTAACTCTGTTGACCACGGTCTTGAACCTGAAGAAGAAAGGCTTGCTCTCGGAAAGACTTCACAGGGACATGTGTGGCTTAGAGCTTACCACAAGGGTAATTCCGTAGCTATTGAAGTTGAGGATGACGGAAGAGGTATCGACCCTGAAAAAATGCGCAATATTGCCATTAAGAAAGGGCTTATCTCTGCTGATGAAGCACGTAACCTTGATGACCGTGAAGCTATAGAACTTATTTTTGCACCGGGATTTTCATCTGCTGAAAAGGTAACAGATATCTCAGGAAGAGGTGTTGGAATGGACGTTGTCCGTAACAACATCAAGGAACTTAAGGGGCAGGTTCACATCTCCTCAGAGGTTGGCAAAGGCTCCAAGTTCACCCTGACACTACCTTTGACACTGGCAATTATTGATGCCCTCATGGTTCAGGTAAATGGCGATAATTACGCTATTCCACTTGATGCCGTTTCTGAAACAACTAAGATTGAGGCTGAAAGATTGACGGAAGTCAATGGACGCAAAGCAGTAACGCTTCGCGGTGAAGTTCTCGGAATAGTTGAATTGGCTGAAATTCTGGCCGAACCGATCCAGAATACGGAAAGAGAAATTCTTCCGGTAGTTATTATTCATGATAATGACCGCAGACTGGGGCTGGTTGTTGATAAACTTCTTGAGCGTCAGGAAATAGTTATTAAGCCTCTTGGAAATTACCTTAATAATTATGATTTAAGGGGTATATCAGGAGCAACTATCATGGGTGACGGAAGTGTCGTCCTTATTCTTGATCCCCATGAAGTTTACAGCATGTCTACAGTTAACCGTTAA
- a CDS encoding chemotaxis protein CheW, giving the protein MKTPEEYFIENVKLPDEKSEQDFTSAETAFMDKYLGVDGQQLVENIDPVDPRSAEVPGFLSGLVNGADDNHGSDEGYEERLMTEEEVQLVSFVVGDQEYALPIMSIQEVVKKIPVTLLPSAPLFMQGIINLRGRVTPVLDLRHLLNEEKGEKDKFVVVCKHKGLQLGLAIHGVRTMYRADSKDIVWGVESEVGVRSEFLLGLYKYGEKLVNILSVDRLVEQILTNEGAGNA; this is encoded by the coding sequence ATGAAGACTCCTGAAGAATATTTCATAGAAAACGTAAAGCTGCCCGATGAGAAATCGGAACAGGATTTTACGTCTGCCGAAACTGCCTTCATGGATAAATACCTCGGGGTTGACGGGCAGCAGCTGGTTGAAAATATCGATCCGGTTGATCCCCGCTCGGCTGAAGTCCCTGGATTTTTATCCGGCCTTGTAAATGGCGCTGATGATAACCATGGCAGTGATGAAGGGTATGAAGAAAGGTTGATGACTGAAGAGGAAGTTCAGCTCGTCAGCTTTGTGGTTGGGGATCAGGAATATGCTCTGCCTATTATGTCTATTCAGGAAGTTGTTAAAAAAATACCAGTGACTCTTTTACCCTCTGCACCGCTTTTTATGCAGGGGATAATCAATCTCCGCGGAAGAGTGACTCCTGTTTTAGATTTACGCCATCTTTTGAACGAAGAGAAAGGTGAAAAAGATAAATTTGTTGTTGTCTGCAAACACAAAGGCCTCCAGTTGGGACTAGCCATTCATGGTGTCAGGACAATGTACCGGGCAGACAGTAAAGATATCGTTTGGGGGGTCGAATCCGAAGTTGGTGTACGTTCGGAGTTTCTTCTCGGTCTTTACAAATATGGAGAGAAACTGGTCAATATCCTTTCCGTTGATCGTCTGGTTGAACAAATTTTAACGAATGAAGGAGCGGGAAATGCCTAA
- a CDS encoding CheR family methyltransferase yields MSSLFSKTISLRKELKISELEFTQLRDFIYDQAGIFIAANRKYLLENRLANRLKELNLKDFGEYYYYLQYDSGKKAELNKLFEVITTNETSFYRNPPQLKVFETKVLPAVFDELRKKRSKRLRIWSAGCSTGEEPYTLAMIISEVLGSKLSSWNIKITANDLSERVLKSARKGEYSEYALRTTPKEIVSKYFDADGKVFKIKPELKRMVAFGQINLSDRVQVKRVERSEIVFCRNVIIYFDDAMKKKVINAFYDNLVPGGHLIIGHSESLHNITRAFKPVHHPGAIIYQKLE; encoded by the coding sequence ATGTCTTCTCTGTTTTCCAAAACTATTTCGCTGCGAAAAGAGCTGAAGATTTCAGAGCTGGAGTTCACCCAGCTCAGGGATTTCATTTATGATCAGGCTGGCATTTTTATAGCTGCCAACCGGAAGTACCTTCTGGAAAATAGGCTTGCCAATCGTCTGAAAGAATTGAACCTGAAAGACTTCGGCGAATATTATTATTATTTGCAGTATGACTCTGGAAAGAAAGCTGAACTGAATAAGCTTTTTGAAGTTATCACAACAAATGAAACAAGTTTTTACAGAAATCCACCGCAGTTGAAGGTCTTTGAGACTAAAGTATTGCCTGCTGTGTTCGATGAGTTGCGTAAGAAGCGTAGCAAAAGACTCAGAATATGGTCTGCAGGATGTTCAACCGGGGAGGAACCCTACACTCTGGCTATGATTATCAGTGAAGTTCTGGGAAGCAAATTAAGTTCCTGGAATATTAAAATTACTGCTAACGATCTGTCTGAGAGAGTTTTGAAATCCGCCAGAAAGGGCGAATATTCTGAATACGCATTGCGCACTACTCCGAAAGAGATAGTAAGTAAGTATTTTGATGCTGATGGCAAAGTTTTCAAAATAAAGCCGGAACTGAAAAGGATGGTTGCCTTCGGGCAGATCAATCTGAGCGACAGAGTCCAGGTCAAGCGCGTAGAGAGATCTGAAATTGTGTTCTGTAGAAATGTTATAATTTATTTTGATGATGCAATGAAGAAAAAGGTAATTAACGCCTTTTACGATAATCTTGTTCCGGGCGGACATCTTATTATCGGTCATTCAGAGTCATTGCATAATATAACAAGAGCTTTTAAGCCGGTTCATCATCCGGGAGCCATCATCTACCAGAAACTTGAATAG
- a CDS encoding ParA family protein — protein MGAKVLAIANQKGGVGKTTTALTLGEALTRLSKKVLVIDLDPHANASVQLSFFPESVHHTAHDLFFEDVDYSEIWNQIINRSTSVHFDFVPACIRLSELEIDLKDRKNKGMILSNAIEEISSYYDFVLLDCPPHVGVLLVNAIVASTFVLIPIQTDFLALYGIRLLFDTIKTLNKVLPAPVRFMALPTMYDGRAGACRKILNLIRRKLGEKVFSTVIHIDTKFREACASGKVILDIDSRTRGSLEYMQLAREIIRNEDS, from the coding sequence TTGGGCGCAAAAGTCCTGGCCATAGCCAACCAAAAGGGAGGGGTAGGAAAGACCACTACTGCATTGACACTGGGTGAAGCTCTTACCCGCTTGTCAAAAAAAGTGCTGGTTATAGATCTTGATCCACATGCAAACGCATCGGTTCAGCTATCCTTTTTCCCTGAGAGCGTTCATCATACCGCTCACGATCTGTTCTTTGAAGATGTTGATTACAGTGAAATATGGAACCAGATCATAAACAGAAGTACATCTGTTCATTTTGATTTTGTTCCGGCCTGTATCAGGCTTTCAGAGCTTGAGATAGATCTGAAAGATAGAAAGAATAAAGGGATGATTCTCTCAAATGCAATTGAAGAGATCTCCAGTTATTATGATTTTGTCCTTTTGGATTGCCCTCCTCATGTTGGAGTGCTGCTTGTTAACGCGATTGTCGCATCAACTTTTGTTTTGATACCGATTCAGACTGATTTTCTGGCTCTTTACGGTATCAGACTGCTGTTTGACACGATCAAGACGTTGAATAAGGTTTTGCCTGCCCCGGTTCGTTTCATGGCTTTGCCAACTATGTATGATGGACGAGCAGGAGCATGCAGAAAAATTTTGAATCTTATTCGCCGTAAGCTCGGTGAAAAAGTATTCAGTACGGTTATTCATATAGACACAAAGTTCAGGGAGGCATGTGCCAGTGGAAAGGTTATCCTTGATATTGATTCACGAACCCGTGGTTCCCTTGAATATATGCAGTTGGCAAGAGAGATAATTCGAAATGAAGACTCCTGA
- a CDS encoding PD-(D/E)XK nuclease family protein, producing MNNLPITIISWKNNFIPELGKLIIEETSGELSNTVIILPHNRPARYLRKFFAETDLLPKPCILPEIISFTDFLNTILQRMNSQLPYNAGKLDQVGMLFGIIEKLRESSSGIIKLLPFERLNFFPWGIRLSSLLEELLRQGIKPDNLDMLRGEVLDWAAALLEELGTIYDEYVSELESRGWTTPGMDCLKLSENLEQTESILKGRNLYLAGFYALSGIEEMFFKFLWQNCGLKIVWHSDPALAYGKKGHFAVSEHRRWIDNWGAEVDCSQDDTDSCKLPELKFYEGFDRHSQLSELEKELLNTEHKDSGIVLPDTGLLLPVMHHLPELDVNISMGYPLERSALNGLLEAILKLQENRSDNKFFWKDITSVIRHPYLKMLDLDGEQPLRTVFHQWEAVMREGTPYTSLFDFSPVYSDGNELLVADPEKTEELRREVVHACIENFTEITTLAGLAESLQELAEMLRKRGGTLWQRYLLDSECLFRLMNEVIPELKQSSISHDIFDQNLVFSIFRQLISMQRVSFEPDPISGMQILGMLESRLLSFERTYILDAVDEKLPGTDPNDPLLPDNLRFLLDLPDSRERESVAAYNFYSLIMGSRETHIFYQCGVQPGLLDGRSMRSRFIEQLIWELEKESGAIIKPTDNFPLKAISFPVSPIHSSPEDIDKEPAYEKLQDRLKNKGLSPSAIDTYIACPKLFYYRYLSGVKEPATVNTDGDRAGFGELIHNVLKDTLLPFAGRELNPGEIAPEQVGDLFLERLKIDSLYLNLPYDAKKALEQAGRHRLEKYISSIPRTRIEAIEQDSAFKIDILNQEILIQGRIDRVDFRNDHRIIIDYKTGGLKKPGPSFWENDDIWETVDNGEINSCPEDFLEKLYNSASSLQLPLYLSMDHFSSGVIPYDAVLVELVESGIEKSLFDKKMPEEDRDTIITKKIPALTEYILKHIIESPTFTAIKSRQCDWCCYKEACGA from the coding sequence ATGAATAACCTTCCGATCACTATTATTTCATGGAAAAATAATTTTATCCCGGAACTCGGGAAACTTATTATCGAAGAAACCAGTGGAGAACTCTCAAATACAGTCATCATCCTGCCGCACAACAGACCGGCAAGATATCTGCGCAAATTTTTTGCAGAGACAGATCTTCTCCCCAAGCCGTGTATTCTCCCGGAAATTATTTCATTCACCGACTTCCTCAATACAATATTGCAACGCATGAACAGTCAGTTGCCATACAATGCCGGCAAGCTTGATCAGGTCGGAATGTTATTCGGGATAATAGAAAAGTTAAGAGAAAGCAGCTCCGGTATTATCAAGCTGCTGCCATTTGAAAGGCTCAACTTTTTCCCTTGGGGTATAAGACTATCATCACTGCTGGAAGAACTGCTGCGGCAGGGAATTAAGCCGGACAATCTGGACATGCTTCGCGGAGAGGTTCTGGACTGGGCGGCAGCACTTCTTGAAGAGCTTGGAACTATTTATGATGAATATGTATCCGAACTTGAAAGCCGCGGCTGGACAACTCCGGGAATGGACTGCCTGAAACTGTCTGAAAATCTGGAGCAGACAGAATCCATTTTAAAGGGACGCAATCTATATCTTGCCGGGTTCTACGCTTTAAGCGGAATAGAGGAAATGTTCTTCAAATTCCTCTGGCAGAACTGCGGCCTGAAGATAGTATGGCATAGTGATCCAGCCCTTGCTTACGGTAAAAAAGGTCATTTTGCCGTTTCAGAACATCGCCGCTGGATAGACAACTGGGGTGCTGAAGTTGATTGCAGTCAGGATGATACCGATAGCTGTAAACTTCCTGAACTTAAATTTTATGAAGGTTTCGACCGCCATTCACAGCTCTCAGAGCTGGAAAAAGAGCTTCTCAACACCGAGCATAAAGACAGTGGAATAGTGCTGCCGGATACCGGGCTGCTGCTTCCGGTCATGCATCATCTGCCGGAACTGGATGTCAACATAAGTATGGGATATCCACTTGAGCGTTCCGCACTTAACGGTCTTCTCGAAGCAATATTAAAACTTCAGGAAAATCGCAGCGACAATAAATTTTTCTGGAAAGATATAACCTCAGTAATCAGACATCCTTATCTCAAAATGCTGGATCTTGATGGAGAACAGCCACTAAGAACTGTCTTTCACCAATGGGAAGCGGTCATGCGCGAGGGAACTCCGTATACATCTTTATTCGACTTCAGCCCTGTTTACAGTGACGGCAACGAACTTCTGGTTGCTGATCCTGAAAAAACCGAGGAGTTGCGGCGGGAAGTTGTACATGCCTGTATTGAAAATTTTACAGAAATTACAACTCTGGCAGGTTTGGCTGAAAGCCTGCAGGAACTGGCAGAAATGCTCAGAAAGAGAGGTGGAACTCTCTGGCAGAGATACCTGCTGGACTCTGAATGCCTGTTCCGCCTTATGAATGAAGTAATCCCTGAATTAAAGCAAAGCTCCATAAGCCATGATATTTTTGACCAGAATCTTGTTTTTTCAATTTTCCGTCAGCTGATATCCATGCAGAGAGTTTCTTTTGAGCCTGATCCCATATCCGGTATGCAGATACTCGGAATGCTTGAAAGCCGCCTGTTAAGCTTTGAGCGTACTTATATTCTCGATGCCGTTGATGAAAAGTTACCGGGAACCGACCCTAACGATCCTCTTCTTCCGGACAACCTGCGTTTTCTTCTTGATCTTCCTGATTCAAGGGAGCGGGAAAGCGTTGCGGCATACAATTTTTACAGCCTGATTATGGGCAGCAGAGAAACTCACATATTCTACCAGTGCGGAGTTCAGCCGGGGCTACTCGACGGGCGAAGCATGCGCAGCCGCTTTATTGAACAATTGATATGGGAACTTGAAAAAGAATCAGGAGCAATAATCAAACCCACTGACAATTTTCCTCTTAAAGCTATCAGCTTTCCTGTCAGCCCAATTCATTCTTCCCCGGAAGACATTGACAAAGAACCAGCCTATGAAAAACTACAGGACCGGCTGAAAAATAAAGGACTCTCCCCGTCAGCAATTGATACCTATATAGCTTGTCCGAAACTGTTTTATTACCGCTACCTTTCAGGCGTTAAGGAACCGGCAACGGTAAATACTGACGGTGACCGCGCCGGATTTGGAGAACTGATTCATAATGTTCTAAAGGATACGCTACTTCCGTTTGCAGGTAGAGAACTTAATCCCGGAGAAATTGCCCCTGAGCAGGTTGGTGATCTGTTCCTTGAACGGCTCAAAATAGACAGCCTTTATTTAAATCTTCCTTACGATGCCAAAAAAGCTCTTGAACAGGCAGGCAGACACAGGCTTGAAAAATATATATCATCCATTCCACGCACTAGAATTGAAGCCATAGAACAGGATTCCGCCTTTAAAATTGATATCCTGAATCAGGAAATACTTATTCAGGGCAGGATAGACCGTGTAGATTTTAGAAATGATCACCGTATCATTATTGATTATAAAACAGGCGGCCTGAAAAAACCCGGCCCGTCTTTCTGGGAAAATGATGATATATGGGAAACAGTTGATAACGGTGAAATAAATTCCTGTCCCGAGGATTTCCTTGAGAAACTATATAACTCAGCCTCCAGCTTACAGCTTCCGCTCTACCTGAGCATGGATCACTTTTCTTCAGGAGTTATCCCTTATGATGCAGTTCTGGTGGAGCTTGTGGAGTCAGGAATTGAAAAAAGTCTCTTTGACAAAAAGATGCCGGAAGAAGACCGGGACACTATAATTACAAAAAAAATTCCGGCACTTACAGAATATATTCTCAAACATATTATCGAAAGCCCTACTTTTACGGCAATTAAATCCAGACAATGCGACTGGTGCTGCTACAAAGAGGCATGCGGAGCCTAA